Proteins co-encoded in one Spirosoma endbachense genomic window:
- a CDS encoding RrF2 family transcriptional regulator — MISKKAKYAIKALKVLTEQFGNGPVLISYISAQEGIPKKFLEAILLELRNHGILQSQKGKGGGYLLRVEPERVNLAQVVRIIDGPIAPTPCVSLNFYVRCDDCEDEETCKIRPIMERVRDANLSVYERTTLRSLVQS; from the coding sequence ATGATCTCGAAGAAAGCAAAATATGCCATTAAGGCACTCAAGGTGCTAACCGAACAATTCGGAAATGGTCCTGTGCTGATTTCTTACATTTCAGCTCAGGAAGGTATTCCGAAAAAATTCCTGGAAGCCATTCTACTGGAATTACGAAATCATGGCATTCTTCAGAGTCAGAAAGGGAAAGGAGGAGGCTATCTGCTCCGGGTTGAACCCGAACGGGTGAATCTGGCCCAGGTCGTTCGAATAATTGACGGCCCAATTGCTCCCACACCCTGCGTTTCCCTGAACTTTTATGTCCGTTGCGACGACTGCGAAGATGAAGAAACCTGCAAAATCCGGCCCATTATGGAGCGCGTTCGTGATGCGAACCTATCTGTGTATGAACGCACTACGTTACGGTCGCTGGTACAGTCTTAG
- a CDS encoding SusC/RagA family TonB-linked outer membrane protein: MKDRSHTVTALADVTVSGKVIDEKGDGLPGVSVIVKGTTQGTNTDGTGSFKIVVPNTNATLVFSFVGYARKEVVVGNQTTVSVTLSPDDQTLNEVVVVGYGSQLKKEITGAVQTVSAAEIKDLPVSQIGQKLQGRLAGVQINQATGKPGQGISIRIRGQVSVSAGSDPLYVVDGFPITGNIAQLNPDEIEDLSVLKDAASTSLYGSRAANGVVLITTKKGKPGQTNVSFSAYAGVQKVPMRGRVKMLNAVEFAQFKKDFYEDQLQPVPAEFQNPAQYEGKNNDWYDALLRQAPIQSYNLSVSNNTGKANTSLVAGIFNQDGVVLNNKYKRYSLRLNSNYNLSDKVTVGFNVAPSYVYDNTPRTDGDRGTGILFNALHTWPVMPIYDANGELTKFNQFPASTGNIFQYPNWLRAAKELINETKNTNLLANAYVQYRPITGLTLRSTMNIEYQNSKFFFFNPSTATSAINVPIPTTAVSIRQSLENTSWLNENLATYTRSFNDHNFELLAGFTNQWYRQEFSRIQANTYADDRLPTIQGALNIDRSGNPNATRNDVNQWALTSYLSRLTYNYKGKYLFTAAVRTDGSSRFGANNQFGTFPSASVGWVMSDEDFLKPIQQISFAKIRASYGVIGNNNIGNYTSYALVNNTTNAVFGSTVATGAVVTSLANPNLGWETTRQFDIGLDLGLLNDRIQFIYDFYTKRTTNLLYAVQVPQESGFTNFNDNIGEIKFWGHEFSLTTKNTTGKLKWTTNANISFNRNLVVSLAPGIDRVYGGTGFHITQVGKPFGQFYGLVKEGYYKNAEELKSSPVIPGRSAIGTIKFKDINGDGVITNGGDADDRTILGSPFPKFTYGITNDLKYGNFDFSITGSGSYGNQLWVRHLYSTANLDGVFNMVEGVKDRFRVQNTMVNINGTLTGVATNVITQGAGQFGATNNGGNFTGIERDWHSSQFLADASFFTIKNITLGYNIGAVNKLFKSARVYASAQQVYIFTKYWGGPNPETSGNGAGDGPGDNLSQGVDFSNYPVPRTFTLGVNLNF, translated from the coding sequence ATGAAAGATAGGTCACACACAGTTACTGCCTTGGCAGATGTAACCGTGTCGGGGAAGGTGATCGACGAGAAAGGGGATGGGCTGCCGGGCGTAAGTGTCATTGTTAAAGGAACGACCCAGGGAACCAACACCGATGGTACGGGAAGTTTTAAAATTGTAGTGCCAAATACCAATGCAACGCTGGTTTTTAGTTTTGTGGGCTATGCGCGTAAAGAGGTAGTTGTGGGTAACCAAACAACAGTGAGTGTTACGCTGTCTCCCGACGACCAAACCCTGAACGAAGTGGTGGTTGTAGGTTATGGTAGCCAGTTGAAAAAGGAAATAACCGGTGCTGTTCAAACGGTAAGTGCAGCAGAGATTAAAGATTTACCTGTTTCGCAGATTGGCCAGAAATTACAGGGTCGTCTGGCAGGTGTGCAAATCAACCAGGCTACTGGTAAGCCTGGTCAGGGTATTAGTATCCGTATTCGGGGTCAGGTATCGGTTTCGGCTGGTAGTGACCCACTTTACGTAGTCGATGGTTTTCCGATAACGGGGAACATTGCCCAGCTTAACCCCGATGAGATTGAAGATCTTTCGGTTTTGAAAGATGCTGCTTCTACGTCGCTGTACGGTTCTCGGGCGGCCAACGGTGTTGTTCTGATTACCACCAAAAAAGGGAAACCTGGCCAGACAAACGTTAGCTTCAGCGCGTATGCGGGGGTACAGAAGGTACCTATGAGAGGTCGTGTGAAAATGCTGAACGCTGTTGAGTTCGCTCAGTTCAAGAAAGACTTCTACGAAGACCAGTTGCAGCCCGTACCAGCCGAGTTCCAGAATCCCGCTCAGTATGAAGGGAAAAATAATGACTGGTATGATGCGTTACTGCGGCAGGCACCCATTCAGAGCTATAACCTGAGTGTTTCTAATAATACCGGCAAGGCCAATACGTCGTTGGTTGCGGGTATCTTCAACCAGGATGGGGTGGTGCTGAACAACAAATACAAACGGTACTCGCTGCGCCTGAACTCAAATTATAACCTGTCGGATAAGGTAACGGTTGGCTTTAACGTAGCACCTTCGTACGTGTACGACAATACGCCCCGGACCGATGGTGACCGCGGAACCGGGATTCTGTTCAACGCGCTGCACACATGGCCGGTAATGCCCATTTACGATGCCAATGGTGAGCTAACCAAATTCAACCAGTTTCCGGCTAGTACAGGTAATATTTTTCAGTATCCTAACTGGCTGCGTGCCGCTAAAGAGCTGATCAATGAAACCAAGAACACAAACCTACTGGCGAATGCCTATGTGCAATACCGACCGATCACTGGGTTAACCCTCCGGTCGACGATGAACATCGAATACCAAAACTCTAAATTCTTTTTCTTCAACCCGTCGACGGCTACCAGCGCTATTAACGTGCCGATCCCAACTACGGCTGTTTCGATTCGGCAGAGTCTGGAAAACACATCCTGGCTAAACGAAAACCTGGCGACCTATACCCGCAGCTTTAACGATCATAACTTCGAGTTGCTGGCTGGTTTCACCAATCAGTGGTACCGTCAGGAATTCAGCCGTATTCAGGCCAATACATACGCCGATGATCGGTTACCAACGATCCAGGGAGCACTTAATATAGACCGGAGTGGTAACCCTAACGCTACAAGAAACGATGTAAACCAATGGGCTCTGACCTCTTATCTGTCTCGCCTGACGTATAACTACAAAGGCAAATATCTGTTTACAGCGGCTGTTCGGACAGATGGCTCGTCCCGCTTCGGCGCGAATAATCAGTTTGGTACGTTCCCGTCGGCTTCGGTAGGCTGGGTAATGTCGGATGAAGATTTTCTGAAGCCAATCCAACAGATTTCGTTTGCCAAAATTCGGGCTAGTTATGGCGTAATCGGTAATAATAACATCGGTAACTACACATCGTATGCCTTAGTTAACAATACGACAAATGCAGTATTTGGTAGCACAGTTGCTACGGGGGCCGTCGTTACGTCGTTGGCTAACCCTAATTTAGGATGGGAAACAACCAGGCAGTTTGATATAGGGCTTGATCTGGGATTACTGAACGACCGTATCCAGTTCATCTACGATTTTTATACGAAACGTACGACGAACCTGCTCTACGCCGTACAGGTTCCGCAGGAATCGGGCTTTACAAACTTCAATGACAACATTGGCGAAATTAAGTTCTGGGGCCATGAATTCTCGCTGACAACCAAGAACACAACGGGTAAACTGAAATGGACAACCAACGCCAACATCTCATTTAACCGCAATCTGGTTGTTTCGCTGGCTCCGGGTATCGACCGGGTATATGGTGGTACAGGTTTCCACATTACGCAGGTCGGTAAGCCCTTCGGCCAATTCTATGGTTTGGTGAAAGAAGGGTATTATAAGAATGCTGAAGAACTCAAGAGTTCACCTGTCATTCCAGGACGTTCGGCTATCGGCACCATCAAGTTTAAGGACATAAATGGCGATGGTGTTATCACGAACGGTGGCGATGCCGACGACCGGACCATCCTTGGAAGCCCATTCCCGAAATTCACCTACGGGATTACCAATGACTTGAAATACGGCAATTTCGATTTCTCGATTACGGGTTCCGGCTCCTACGGAAATCAGTTGTGGGTTCGCCACTTATACAGCACCGCGAACCTGGATGGCGTATTTAACATGGTAGAAGGTGTTAAAGACCGCTTCCGTGTTCAAAATACCATGGTTAACATTAACGGTACTCTTACCGGTGTAGCGACCAATGTTATTACTCAGGGAGCAGGTCAGTTCGGTGCAACGAACAATGGCGGGAACTTCACGGGTATTGAGCGTGACTGGCATAGTTCGCAATTCCTGGCTGATGCATCATTTTTCACCATCAAAAACATAACACTGGGCTATAATATAGGGGCGGTCAATAAGCTCTTCAAATCAGCCCGTGTATATGCGTCGGCTCAACAGGTCTATATATTCACGAAATACTGGGGTGGTCCAAATCCAGAAACCAGTGGAAACGGTGCGGGTGATGGTCCAGGCGACAACTTGAGCCAGGGCGTTGATTTCTCGAACTACCCAGTTCCACGCACGTTCACGCTAGGCGTTAACCTGAATTTCTAA
- the tkt gene encoding transketolase, protein MANKTSDLDQLSINTIRLLSVDAVQKANSGHPGLPLGAAPMAYVLWSRFLRFNPKDPHWPDRDRFVLSAGHGSALLYSLLHLYGYDLSLDDLKSFRQLHSKTPGHPESNLTAGVEVTTGPLGQGFANGVGMAMAEAFLAATYNKEEHTVVDHYTYSIVSDGDLMEGIASEAASLAGHLKLGKLIYLYDDNLISLDGPTNLAFTEDRMARFDAYGWHTQQVADGNDLEAIEAAIREAQAETERPSIIAVRTIIGYGSPQEGTSKVHGSALGEENVRKTKEFFGWDPDKTFVVPEEVVPHLLEPGQQGATLQADWQKRFDQYNAQFSAEADNFSRSFAGKLPENWDADLPQFKPEDGPLATRQASGKALIALKQRVPYLVGGSADLASSNEMPTKGDVSFQPGHYGNSNIWFGVREHAMGAALNGMAQHGGVHPYGGTFLNFSDYMRGAIRLTALAESSVTFVFTHDSIGLGEDGPTHQPVEQFVSLRTIPNTIVIRPADANETTEAWRVAMTQPKTPVLLILGRQKLPVLDQSKYGSARGLEKGAYILSEAEGSPQLILIATGSEVSLVLDAQAELRKEGIQTRVVSMPSWELFEKQDRTYQHEVLPPSIRKRLAVEVGSPIGWHKYVTDEGTTISMNRFGLSGPGEEVMAYFGFTVENVVKRAKSVLQGQPEDIEKKEIVS, encoded by the coding sequence ATGGCGAATAAGACCAGTGACCTCGACCAACTTAGTATTAATACGATCCGGCTGTTGTCGGTAGATGCTGTTCAAAAAGCTAATTCCGGCCATCCCGGATTACCGCTGGGTGCGGCACCGATGGCCTACGTGCTCTGGTCGCGCTTTTTGCGATTCAACCCTAAAGACCCGCATTGGCCCGATCGTGATCGGTTCGTGCTGTCGGCAGGTCATGGTTCGGCGCTACTTTATAGTCTCCTGCATCTCTATGGATACGACCTGTCGCTCGATGACCTGAAGAGTTTTCGGCAGCTCCATTCCAAAACACCCGGCCATCCCGAATCAAACCTGACGGCAGGGGTTGAAGTTACAACCGGGCCGTTGGGGCAGGGGTTTGCTAATGGAGTGGGTATGGCTATGGCCGAAGCTTTTCTGGCGGCTACCTACAACAAAGAGGAGCATACCGTAGTCGATCATTATACCTATTCGATCGTAAGTGATGGTGATCTGATGGAAGGAATTGCGTCGGAAGCGGCTTCGTTGGCAGGCCACCTTAAATTAGGAAAGTTGATTTATCTCTACGATGATAACCTGATTTCATTGGATGGGCCAACAAATCTGGCATTTACCGAAGATCGGATGGCTCGTTTTGATGCCTATGGCTGGCATACACAGCAGGTAGCTGATGGAAATGATCTGGAGGCCATTGAGGCAGCTATCCGGGAGGCTCAGGCCGAAACAGAGCGCCCATCGATCATTGCCGTCCGAACCATTATCGGGTATGGTAGCCCGCAGGAAGGCACCAGTAAAGTACACGGTAGTGCGCTGGGAGAGGAGAATGTCCGGAAAACCAAGGAGTTTTTCGGATGGGACCCTGATAAGACATTTGTTGTGCCCGAAGAGGTTGTCCCTCATTTGCTCGAACCCGGACAACAGGGCGCTACTTTACAGGCGGACTGGCAAAAACGATTTGACCAATACAACGCTCAGTTTTCTGCGGAAGCCGATAATTTCAGTCGGTCGTTTGCCGGTAAACTTCCTGAAAACTGGGATGCTGACCTACCCCAGTTCAAGCCTGAAGATGGCCCTCTGGCAACCCGGCAGGCATCGGGTAAGGCACTGATTGCGTTAAAACAGCGGGTGCCTTATTTAGTTGGAGGCTCGGCCGATCTGGCGTCGTCCAATGAAATGCCAACGAAAGGCGATGTTAGTTTTCAGCCTGGCCATTATGGAAATTCTAATATCTGGTTTGGCGTTCGCGAACACGCTATGGGAGCCGCGCTCAATGGTATGGCGCAACACGGTGGCGTGCACCCGTATGGGGGAACATTCCTGAACTTTTCTGACTACATGCGGGGAGCCATCCGCCTGACGGCTCTGGCCGAATCGTCGGTAACGTTCGTATTTACGCATGATAGTATCGGGTTAGGCGAGGATGGGCCTACACATCAGCCCGTTGAGCAATTTGTTTCCCTCCGAACCATTCCAAACACTATTGTTATCCGGCCGGCCGACGCCAATGAAACAACAGAAGCCTGGCGGGTAGCCATGACCCAGCCCAAAACACCGGTCTTGTTGATATTAGGCCGTCAAAAACTTCCAGTGCTGGACCAGAGCAAATATGGATCGGCACGTGGTCTGGAGAAAGGAGCTTACATTCTGAGCGAAGCCGAAGGATCTCCTCAATTGATTCTGATCGCTACGGGTTCCGAGGTTTCATTGGTACTGGATGCCCAGGCCGAACTAAGAAAGGAAGGTATTCAGACGCGGGTTGTTAGTATGCCTTCCTGGGAGTTGTTCGAAAAGCAGGACCGAACGTATCAACATGAGGTCTTGCCGCCTTCTATTCGGAAGCGACTGGCTGTTGAAGTTGGATCACCGATTGGCTGGCATAAATATGTAACAGACGAAGGGACAACAATCAGTATGAATCGCTTTGGATTATCTGGTCCCGGCGAGGAGGTGATGGCCTATTTCGGGTTTACAGTCGAAAATGTGGTTAAAAGAGCGAAATCGGTGTTGCAGGGACAACCGGAAGACATTGAAAAAAAAGAAATAGTGTCCTGA
- a CDS encoding LytTR family DNA-binding domain-containing protein has protein sequence MKFSKLSINTCRILYLMGWGNYTRIFLTDASPELNSTTLKKCVNMLPGFIRLSKSLAVNPTHIVQVRRNNDRSADVLVADIWLPVSRRRVTPVVRQLNSLPGGKIKGLAQFRSQHEPIGIPQSAFSSN, from the coding sequence ATGAAATTTAGTAAGTTGAGTATCAACACCTGCCGCATTTTATATTTAATGGGTTGGGGAAACTACACTCGTATATTTCTGACTGACGCATCACCAGAGCTGAACTCCACCACGCTCAAAAAATGTGTCAATATGCTGCCTGGCTTTATTCGCCTGAGTAAGAGCCTGGCCGTAAACCCGACTCACATTGTACAGGTTCGCCGGAACAATGATCGCTCGGCGGATGTGCTGGTTGCCGATATCTGGCTTCCTGTAAGTCGTCGTCGTGTTACTCCGGTGGTTCGGCAGCTTAATAGTTTACCGGGTGGAAAAATTAAAGGACTCGCTCAGTTTCGTAGTCAGCACGAACCCATAGGTATACCACAAAGTGCTTTCTCTTCCAATTAG
- a CDS encoding RagB/SusD family nutrient uptake outer membrane protein, translating to MKTKLIATWLLGIALTGCQKDFLTVIPETALSSATFFKTEADFQQAVNGAYVPFRQMYNERAWVLEEMHSDNTYYARNTLYGAVDPTENVADFAVPTANGVTANDNVLVQYRLNYVIIARANQILALIDGAGITFSTPANKDNLKGQALFLRAFAYFDLIRLFGKVPLHLVPITGREDAALPLSTAEQVYAQIEKDATDASKLLLNKAKQEAGRATSGAAKTLLANLYLTQKKWAQVEPLMKDVVTNDGYTLMPDYNNAFAFTSTNKNNQESVFEVQYMEGSAGYNGNQIYRFLPSPISAAEIAPITGTSNPQPTSQESNNIPTPDLIAAYEPGDKRKDISIGTVVLNGSLRAEKTYPYIKKYARTHSLHNNTGQNWPVYRYAEVLLFLAESLNEQGKAGEAATYINQVRTRAGLAATKATSQADMREAIFKERRVELAFENKRWFDLTRTGRVKEIIGAYGAKVKANPAAYYFPAGAVPPPNAFTVLDDYYGLPAVEAALTPNF from the coding sequence ATGAAAACAAAACTTATTGCGACCTGGCTTTTAGGAATTGCCCTAACCGGTTGCCAGAAAGATTTTCTGACTGTAATACCCGAAACGGCGTTGAGTTCGGCTACATTCTTCAAAACCGAAGCCGATTTTCAGCAGGCTGTCAATGGGGCTTATGTACCTTTTCGGCAGATGTATAACGAACGGGCCTGGGTTCTGGAGGAGATGCACTCCGACAATACGTATTATGCTCGTAACACGCTCTATGGGGCTGTTGACCCGACAGAAAACGTGGCTGATTTTGCTGTTCCAACGGCTAATGGTGTTACCGCCAATGATAACGTGCTGGTGCAGTATCGGTTAAATTATGTGATTATTGCCCGCGCTAATCAAATTTTAGCGCTCATTGATGGTGCCGGAATAACGTTCAGTACGCCCGCTAACAAAGACAATTTGAAGGGCCAGGCGCTGTTTCTTAGAGCATTTGCCTACTTCGATCTGATTCGGTTATTTGGTAAAGTACCACTGCATTTAGTCCCCATTACGGGTCGGGAAGATGCCGCCTTACCACTTTCGACAGCGGAACAAGTCTATGCTCAGATTGAAAAAGACGCTACGGATGCCAGTAAGCTTCTGCTGAATAAAGCAAAGCAGGAAGCTGGTCGGGCTACGTCGGGGGCTGCTAAAACGCTATTGGCGAATCTCTATCTGACGCAGAAAAAATGGGCTCAGGTTGAACCGCTGATGAAAGACGTAGTAACCAACGATGGCTATACGCTGATGCCTGATTACAACAACGCCTTTGCATTTACCAGCACGAACAAGAACAATCAGGAGTCAGTGTTTGAGGTCCAGTACATGGAAGGCTCGGCCGGCTATAACGGTAACCAGATTTACCGCTTTCTGCCGTCTCCCATAAGTGCAGCGGAGATCGCGCCAATTACCGGTACATCGAACCCGCAGCCTACGTCTCAGGAGAGTAATAACATTCCGACCCCGGATCTGATTGCGGCCTACGAACCCGGCGATAAGCGGAAAGATATTTCCATCGGAACCGTTGTATTAAACGGTAGCCTACGAGCCGAGAAGACCTATCCGTATATCAAAAAATACGCCCGGACCCACTCGCTGCACAACAATACTGGTCAGAACTGGCCCGTTTATCGTTATGCTGAAGTGCTGCTGTTTTTGGCGGAGTCGTTAAATGAGCAGGGTAAAGCAGGTGAAGCTGCTACTTATATAAACCAGGTGCGTACCCGTGCAGGTTTGGCTGCTACAAAGGCAACATCTCAGGCCGACATGCGGGAAGCTATTTTCAAAGAACGTCGCGTTGAGCTGGCCTTCGAAAACAAACGCTGGTTCGACTTGACCAGAACGGGCCGCGTGAAGGAAATCATTGGTGCATATGGTGCGAAGGTAAAAGCTAATCCGGCAGCCTATTATTTCCCGGCTGGCGCGGTTCCTCCCCCGAATGCATTCACTGTCCTGGATGATTATTATGGACTGCCTGCTGTTGAGGCTGCTCTGACGCCCAATTTCTGA
- a CDS encoding GntR family transcriptional regulator has translation MLRHIKINDYSNTPKYQQIYNSIVEGIENRDIIPGDKLPSIHELCAEFDVAKGTIERAYELLKEKEIIEAVRGKGFYINYTKTGQNLKIFLLFNKLSAHKKIIYDSFVELLGPGVAIDFFIYNNDFRLFRDLIERQARNHTHYVIIGHFYEGGEKANELINSLPKHKLILLDKLLEGVSGKYAAVFQNFEKDLYQALTDALPLLKKYTTLCILFPSYTYHPKAILNGFYKFCYEHNFNTRVIDNIQQEVIYPQQAYINLMEDDLVELIKKIKMTTYIVGQEVGILSYNETPLKEFLLEGITVMSTDFAQMGRTAAQLVLNTSVEHIENPFQLIVRKSL, from the coding sequence ATGCTCCGACATATTAAAATCAACGACTATTCGAATACCCCTAAGTATCAGCAGATTTATAATTCAATTGTAGAGGGTATTGAAAATCGGGATATAATTCCAGGCGACAAATTGCCGTCCATTCATGAGTTATGTGCCGAATTCGATGTGGCCAAAGGAACCATTGAGCGAGCCTACGAGCTCCTTAAGGAAAAAGAAATTATCGAGGCCGTTCGAGGAAAAGGATTTTACATAAACTATACCAAGACTGGCCAGAACCTGAAAATATTTTTACTCTTCAACAAACTGAGTGCTCACAAAAAAATCATTTACGACTCATTTGTTGAACTACTGGGGCCTGGCGTAGCGATCGATTTCTTTATCTATAACAATGATTTCAGACTATTTCGGGATCTGATTGAGCGTCAGGCCCGTAACCATACTCATTATGTGATCATTGGCCACTTTTATGAAGGGGGTGAAAAAGCAAATGAGCTGATTAATAGCTTACCCAAACATAAGCTGATCCTTCTGGATAAGCTTCTGGAAGGGGTATCCGGAAAGTATGCTGCCGTATTTCAGAACTTTGAAAAAGACCTCTACCAGGCCCTTACGGATGCGCTCCCTTTGTTAAAAAAATACACAACACTTTGTATTCTCTTTCCCTCGTATACCTATCACCCGAAAGCAATTCTAAATGGCTTTTATAAGTTTTGCTACGAGCATAATTTTAACACTCGTGTGATTGATAATATTCAGCAGGAAGTAATCTATCCGCAACAAGCTTATATTAATCTAATGGAAGATGATCTTGTTGAACTTATCAAGAAAATCAAGATGACAACGTATATCGTTGGACAGGAGGTTGGTATTTTGTCCTATAATGAAACCCCGCTGAAAGAATTCCTGCTGGAAGGCATTACGGTAATGTCTACTGATTTTGCCCAAATGGGTCGCACAGCAGCTCAATTAGTACTCAATACCAGTGTAGAACACATCGAAAACCCGTTTCAGCTTATCGTACGAAAATCACTTTAG